The Lutra lutra chromosome 7, mLutLut1.2, whole genome shotgun sequence genome segment CCTTCTGAAGCTATCTTAAAAGCTGAAGTTTGAATTGCAGCATCTGCTCAATAGGTGCCCGGTTCCTCTTGGCAGGGGAAAGATCATTAACCTTGTATCTTTGCCTCAGATTCTGTGGCCCCAACTAGTCCACCAATCCTCACTCCCCCTAAATGTGTTAAAAACCCCTTATTGTGGATATTAAAGTAGCAATTACACTGTAAGCATATTTATGTGCTCTTTTtgtctggtttttcttttcatcatgtATAATCTGAATCCAGCATTAGTTTCTCACATCTTCCACAAGTGTCTCCAACAGAATTTCTATGTCCCAGCTTGTGTTAAATAGAAGtgaaatattaaggaaaatagATTTAAGGGAAACctgtgcaactttttttttaaagcattgttcTCAACCATTTAATTTATTGAAAGGAGATGCTGCTGTGGTTCTTGATTTAGCAGCAACCATTCTTTTGTTTACATAGAGTtacagttttgttgttttgctcTGTATTGGAaacataaataaagttttctacATTATTTTCAGTCAAGGGTTGTGGTACAGTTTCTTTGTGTTTGGAGTGATACATACATTCTTTCTGGGATTCATCTCCTTACCATGGAATAAAAAGAGCTTTGGGCTCCTTTCAGCATGAGTGATAACGTTAAGAGTTAGTTTGCTGAGAAGGAGCCACTGGGCACAAAAAGAAGGTTGTAAATGAGATCCCGATACACAGGCACCAGGGGCTTCCTTCTCTTCACAGAAGCAGTCCTCCACCGCTAAACTCCATCCTCTGAAACAAGAAAAGGTAAACAGGTGATTGGTGAATTGGTGTTGAACTAACTTATGGAACCAAGTACTTTATTTAATCACAGGCTCTATTTAgccttattcttaaaaaaaattaacaacttcCAAACTCCCAAGGGatcttatttcttaagaaataagcTCTAGTACCAACTCAAACCCCCCATAATCAGATGGGTCTGCTATTTACATTACAGCTGCCCAAAATTTAACTTCTCCTTTGCCTTACCTCAGGGGGCTCAATGAAGGCTAACCAGTCTGATGCATGTGTAGGCAACAGTCCCATTGACTGGCACTTATAAACAGCCAATGCCAAACCCATGAGGTTTCCAATGAGATACACCAAACCCTGAAGAAACTTCTGGCTTGAACTTTCTAGCATCTTGAAAGCTGTTGGAGTAATAAAAAGtgtcaaaaccaaaacaacttttttttaataggacatacattaaaataatagagattaaaattaaaataatagagaTACAAAGTAAAATAGCAAATAGGACCATTAAAAGTGAACAAAAAGCCATGATAAGTTCCATTTCCCTCCACCATGCCACCACCTCTACCATCACCACCCTGCACACCCTCCCTCCTGGCAACTAGCCAAAAGCAATATGAAAGATTTTCATGGGTTTCACTAAAATTTgtctttaattcttaaaatttaagaaagggTTGTTGTATCAAGAATACTTACTGGCTGAAATGGCCATAAGAGCCTGAATGGGCCGCCAAGCCATCATACACACCATCATAGTGGGGAAGATGGAGATAGTATTGCCTGCCATGTACATGATGAAGAGGTTCatgggaatctgcttgaggggACCCAAGGCGATGTCCCAGCAGcgctaaaacaaaacacaattttaaCCTATGATCTCTATCTTAAGTCtcgcatttaaaaaatttttttattaacatataatgtattatctgccccaggggtacatgtctgtgaatcatcaggcttacacatttcacagtactcaccataacacataaccctccccagtgtccataacccagtcaccctatccctaaCCACCCCCcaaacaaccctcagtttgtttcgtgagattaactgtcttttatggtttgtctccctcccaatcctgtcttgtttcattttttccttccctgccccccatcagtcccctgccctgcctctcaaattcctcatatcagagagatataAGATAACTGTCTGATGTTCAGTCCCACATTTACTGATGTTAAAGTCAAATGAACACAATTCCCAATTCTGTGCTCTTAACTGAGCTGACTCCTCAGTTCCACCACCTCTGTCTGCCCTTCTCCATGTTGTCACAGGAAGCTTGTTCTTCTAAAAATAAGGCATCCTCaccatttgttatattttttcctactggTTTTTCAGAAgccattttttccccatgatctagctaaaaaaaaaaaaaaaaacaaaaaaacaaaaacaaaacttccctACATTTGTTCTTATGCTTCTGcatctctcctttccccatctAAAACTGAAATAGTTAAATCCATAGGGTGGGAGATTAGCGCACCTCAATCAATAAAAGAATacgctgaggggcacctgggtggctcagtgggttgagcctctgcctctatctcaggtcatgatctcagggtcctgggattgagcccctcttcaggctctctactcagcggggagcctgcttccccctcactctctgcctgcctctctgcctacttgtgatctctctctgtcaaataaataaataaaatcttaaaaaaaaaaaagctgacaaatCAAGATATTAAGATCTAAATGACATTATTAACAAACTTAACTGACATATACAAAACATTGCATTTGgaaaattcacattcttttcaaacacaCATGGGACATTTACAAAAGCTGACCACTTGCTGACCCTTGAAGAAAGTGTCAACTCAAAGAACCCAAATTATACAACGCATGTTCTTTTCTTATGCAATTAAgctaaaatcagtaacaaaaagaaaactgaaaattccCTAcacattggaattaaaaaatgttttctaaataatccataaataaaagaataaattacaatGGAAACCAGAAATACTGTTAACTGATAACAAAAAGCCACATATTAACATCTGTGGGACACAGAGCACTGAAAatcttataataaatacatatttagaagACTAAAAgtgtctatttcttcctttttgcaaTTTTTGTAAGTTTAAAgttccagttaacatacaatgtaatattagtttcatgtgtacaatataatgactcaacacttccatacaatgcttagtgctcatcacaagtgccctccttaatcatcacctctttcacccatcccccacccacctcccctctggtaaccatcagtttgttctctatagttaacagtctgtttcttggtttggccctctctctctctgtcgtccctctttgctcatttgtttcttaaatttcatatatgaatgaaatcatatggtatttgtctttctctgactgacttaatttaCTTAGCTTTATaccctttagctccatccatgtcattctCAGCATCTATTTCAAGTTAGAAAAAGGAACAGATTAAATTCAagttaatgaaaaggaaaaatgagaaaaattaatttttctttaaatcaacaaGGCTAaaggtgttttcttttaaagattaataaCATCAATACTGGTGAACtggatgaaggaaaaagaagagaactgTACAACACTgggaatgaaagagggaaaattcTATAGTTCTTGCAGTGTATTAAAGTGATCatatgagcacctgggtggttcagttggttaagcatctgcctttggctcaagtcatgatcccagggtcctgggatccagtcccacctcaggttccatgctcagcagggaggctgcttctccctctgcccctccccctgttcatcatctctctctctctctctcaaataaataaaatcttagagtgATCATAGTATAAATTTGGGGAAacggataaattcctaaaagaaatacCTAATGGCATAGtaaattgaatatttaaatagTCATAAAACTGTTTAAGAAAGTGAGTCTGTAATTAAGCCCAGATGGTTTCTCTTGGCAAATTctgaacatttaaggaaaaaataaacccagtcttatataaaaaatgaacattCTACAACTCATTACATGTGGCCCCATAAATACCAAAAACCTGACAAGGACATTATGAGTGAAGTTTATAGATCGATACCACTCCTGAAtctaaatgcaaaaatcctaCTAAACAGAATAGTAACAAAGTAAATCTAGCAATATTAGAAGAATATATCACTATCCATTTCAGCttattcatgttaaaaaatggtatttgtaAGCAGTTCCCTGGTGTGTCACTTATATAAAAGATCATTTATCTGGGAATTTAAAGATCAAACCCGCcataaaacaaaactgttctaAAGTAAGTATAATAACCTACCTTCAAAACCAGGCCATTTTAATCATACTTTCATGTTATTATTCATATTACAATTTGCTGTACCACgatgaaaaatgataaaactgtTCAAGAAAAGAACTGATACCAGCtgtcatttttatgtaaaaatcacTGCATTTCATGAAATGAAGATCACTTagtatttaacaatattaaggcTAAGAGGAACTaaagtgccaggcactattctgggCACTTGGGGAGACAAAATCTGCTTTCTTGGACCTTACAAGTATAAGAAGGTAATAACTATCATATGTATGAATGACATGGAGAAATGCAGTAAGTAAGAAAGGATAAGTAGGAAAACAGGATAGAGAGTGCCTTGAGTAGGCTTCTCTAAGAAGGTAATATTTGAGAGACCTAAGGGAGATAAGAGAGCAAGTCACACAGATATCTGGGGAAAGAGtattccaggaagagggaagaacatGTACACAAAGTATGAGATGGAAGTCTGCCTACTATTTTCAAGGAGCAGCAAGGAGACCATTCTGACTAGAGTGGAAtgaagaacaaaggagaaagtgGCAAGAGAGGACTAGTGTCAGACTAGAAGGATAGGTAAATAAGAAGTAGTGATAAGCAGCAAAAATTTTAGTCTGTTTTGAAGATAAAGCCAAAAGAATATCCTGACACACTGGTAAGGGAACTAGAGTAAAAGGATgacttcaggggctcctgggtggctcagatggttaataaacaaaatcttaaaggggcgcctgggtggctcagtgggttaagccgctgccttcggctcaggtcatgatctcagggtcctgggatcgagccccgcatcgggctctctgctcagcagggagcctgcttcctcctctctctacctgcctctctgcctgcttgtgatctctctctgtcaaataaataaataaaatctttaaaaaataaataaataaacaaaatcttaaaaaaaaaaaaaagaaaagaaaaaagaaaaaaaaaagatgacttcaaCTGTTAGGCACTGGCACCAATAGATAATTTTCAATCTACTTCCTTCTATGTtcaaacatcttttatttttccaactaTTAAGCACTTTAACTACTGTAAATTAATCTCAAGCAGTTTACCAATATTAGGGGCAGGAGTCCCACAGTAGGATTCACATGCtgcctgggagaggagggtggatCCGTAGGTCAGGACTGGCCTAAAAACTATTGTGATATCTATACCTCTGTACCTTCTCCACCAGGATCCGGTCTGTCTCTTGCACGCTGGTATCAGGCACTTGCTTGTCCAAGTAACCCACAGGGTACAGCGAGTCTCCCTGGCCACCGCCCCGGTCACTTCGGCTCCTAaagaaccaaaccaaaaaactaaagCTGCAGGCTCCCACACTTCATATCCCACATTTCTGTTGTAATCATAGGCATAAAGACCCTCAGATACACCTGCCCAGATTAGAGAAAGCCCTCTCGTGGGTTCGTCAGACCTTTGTCTATTGGGAGTAATGAAATAAGCATCTTTTGAACAACGAAAACCTCCACGGAGAAGCCACTGGCTCCCCGGGAGCCGTCTTTGTGCCACCCATCATTTTCAGAGAGTTGTACTTGAGGGGTCAGGTTTTACTCCTCTGCGGCAGTTCTGGGGTAAAGGCTCTGTTACCGAGCTTCGCCCGGGCTCCTCacctgctgcctcctccaggcccGCTCAGCTCAATGGCCCACTTGAAGCGCCGGCCTCGGTTGGCCACCAGGCTCCCCTGGGCCGTCATGGCAACGGCCTCCTACGAAAGCCTTGAAGCTCCTTTCTCTAAAGCGGTCCCAGGCCCAGGTCCAGTGACACCCGCTATTTCTCGGTCTTACTCTGCAAGCCCGCTTCCGGCGCGCAGCATAGACGTCACTTCCACCCCGGAAATTGGCGAGTGGAGGGTGGACTAGAAAATACTTGGAGCGGGAGAAGTTCGGTGGAGAGAGAATCTGACCTTACTTACCCTCCTCTTTTTTGAGGATTTCTGTTGTGTGTTCCCCGACCTCTGAGGTGCGCTTGCGGGACAGTGGGAAAGCCCATACTCACTCTGGGTTAGGAATTGAAGCCAAGGACACTTTCTTGAGTTGCCTTCGCGCTCCCCTGAACACCTGATTCAAATCTTTCAACCTGGTTTCACCATGGGTTTTGTGTGATTTTGAGCAACTAATTTAGTAGCTTCCGAGTACTGAATGTCTGCCATGTCCCAAGagctttgtgtttattatttaagTCACATTAACCCTGCGAGGTAAATAGTTCTATGCCCATTCTGCCCCAAAGCTAGGAAGCAGTGTGGAGGTGGGAAGGCTCATGGGTTTGAGAATCAGATGGGCCCCCTTTGAATCCTGGCTTCTTTACTCgattgtgtgactttggacacgTTAAATATTTAGCGCTTCAACCTCTTCATATGTAAAAGTTAGATTATCTATTTTCGAGGCTTTGTGAGGTAAGGAAGTGCCCGCCACctatgcatgattttttttttttttttaattaaaaaatgcacactagtggggcgcctgggtgtctcagttggttaagcctttcctttcccctcaggtcttgatctcagggtcctggactgaGCCCTCTGCAGGGCttccggctcagtggggagtctgcttctccctctttgtctgccctcccccctcccatctCCTGTTCGTGTTCTGTCGCTCACGcactctctttcactctcaaataaataaataaaatcttttttttttttttaaggcgcACTGGTGATCGGATTTCATATTGAGTTGTATACCTATATGATAATATAACCTGTTATTTGTTTCccgtttttttcctccttttataaaGTGTTTATAAACAGTatgtcttttcttatttccttaagtTAAATTACTAGAAGTGCAGTTGCCGGATCAAAGACTATGCACAtttcaaaggaattttaaaatgcctGCTAgcgagtgcctgggtggctcagtgggttaagcctctgccttgggctcaggtcatgatctcaggtcctgggatcgaggcccgcattgggctctctgctcagcggggagcctgctttctcctctctttctctatacctgcctttctgcatacttgtgatctctctctctctctctgtttcaaataaataaaaataaaatcttaaaaaaaaaaataaaataaaatgcctgctAGCAAAATTGCACCTATTTGTATTTCACCagctttataatatttttaaattggcgGTTTGAAAATGGTACTGTATTTTCAAACCCTAATTCCTTTGGTTCCAAGTTATTTGATATGATTGTGTGGAGTGAGGGAAGAGGAGTGCTGTGAGAGTGTGGTTGGGAGGTAAGGTTGTAAAGGGCCAGTTAATGAGTTTGGACCCTTGAAAGTGATGGTGAACTGGAGATGCTGAAGTTtccacccccacttttttttccgtctttaaaaagatttgtgtTCATAGCAGACTGTTTGAATAAGGCAGTAATGGAAAAGGCTTTTCCCCTTCCAGTACATTCTAAAATGTTTATCTGATCAAAGGAAGACGGAAATTGTGGAttgctttcctgtttctttctacttttctgccGTTATCTGTTGTCTCTGATGAAACTTTGAGACTGATTTCAGATTTCACAAGGGTCTTGACCCTACTGGCCAATCTTTGTCCCAGTGAAATCTGCGTAATAGCACTTATCACATTGCATTTGTGTTTGTTGACATCCTCTGAGCACGTATCTACCTCCTCTTACTGCACTCTGTCCTAAATTCCTTGATGTTAGaatacatgttaattatatttgatTCCACTGCCTAGAACATAATGTATTGAATGTTTAGTGAATGTGAGTAAATTAATTGAAAGTAAATACAATACAGAACTCAATATACTATAATTacatttatgtgaaaaaaatgtaaaaactagaagggaatacattttagaatattatatattatgtccAATTAATGGTTTtcgtgtgattttttttatatccaAGCTGTTGTTCTGCttcttaaataaattataaataaaattataaaaaaaattaaaaaataaaaataaattataataaaaattataaataaataaaagtaaattattaaaaaatatataaaaaatgttttaaaaacattgtcaGTCATTCAAATCATGTATTCCTTCCCTTTAAAAGTACTCCCCCACAtactataaaaatgtttcagcTATAACCCAAATCAAGGTTGCTTTGGCCTCAGGTCAGTACATGTCATTTATTCCTTTATCCTAGGAACCCTCATAGTGTTGTTTGCTAAAACATGTTCCAAAGAGCATGAAGACTGAGGTGAATATTGGAACTGAACTGAAGAAGGATTCCAAGGTCAAACACATCTAAGAAAAATTACAGATGCTATTCTGCACACACACCATAGAGATTCTCAGTGAGAGAACATTAAAATCATGAGAAATGATTCAATAAAGAATCTCCTTTAGTTCTGCTTCCCATTCACCTAAATGAGaagctccccccacccttttttccTCTATCACATCTATTAACTTCCTATGGAGTCAGTGTTCCATAGAATACAATAAAGGCAACTTCCTTTAAGCATGGCTAGAATTTTTCAGAAAGATGaaggtacttctttttttttttttttaagattttatttatttgtttgacagacagagatcacacgtaggcagacagagagaggaggaggaggcaggctccccgctgagcagagagcctgatgcggcactcattcccaggaccctgggatcatgacctgagccgaaggcagacgcctaaccatttgagccacccaggcacccaagatgaAGGTACTTCTTGAAAAGctctggttgtttgtttttttttctaagattattagaatataagaaataatagagCCTTTATAAAAATGGAGTTTCAAGTTTAAAAGTTAAAGTCGAAGAttcagaggctcctgggtggctcagtgggttaagcctctgccttcagctcagatcatgatctcagggtcctgatcaaccccacatcgagctctctgctcagcagggagtctgcttccccctttcgctgcctgcctctctgcctacttgtgatctctgtcaaataaaatctttaaaaaaaaaaaaaccttaaggattcaagttctgttttttgtttttttgttttgttttgtttttataaattttgttttgcaaGAAAAATCAAGGGAAACCTAGATTGTAATCCTGACTCCAAATGGACTAACTGTATCACTGTGAGTTAGGAACTcggccttaatttcttcatctataaaatgagagactTCTACTAAGTGACTTCTAAAGTTAccttctatttctaaaatatatttttaaaaacattttgcacattattctttcatatatatttatagaaaaaatgataaacacaTAAAGGAGTAATGGGATTTCAGATAACTTTTAAATTGTGCTTGACCATACATTTCCTAATTCTCTGCATTGTGCAAGTACCACTTTTGGATTTAGAAGAAGTACAAATGTTAGTAATATAACATGATATGTTTCCAAACATCAAAGCATAATGGTTCTCTGTCCTGGCTTCACAGGAGAATCACCTTGcaagctctttaaaaatactgattgatACCTGGGTCCCACTCCAGAGATTCTAATTCATTCGCTCAGGGTAGAACATGGGCATCTACTGTGCAGCAAGAACTAAGAACCACCAACCCAGAGCATTTTGCTGCTTTAAAAGGTTTGAACTTACACAAAGTAATCTAAGCAAACAATCATCAGTTTGGGCAACCTCCTGGCATACCTTCCACTGGACTAAATTTGAATTACATAGTAATGAAAATACTCaacttgtaaaaataaatgtcaaactCCCCTTTGTGTCTTTGAgcaaatatgattttaattaaagaaactgagaaggCATACCAGGATTCCATAGGTCATGTGAGCTGCCTCATCTGACTTATATTTGGGCCATCTATacactttttgtatttgtttttgaatctcaccccccaccaccaccttagGGGTCTAAGAAGCTGACTATTTCTAATACCTCATGCCATTTTCCGAGTAGTTGCATTTGGACTGAAacttgaaaaaggaaattttcttttatttatttattttttaaaatatttaagtaggctccatgcccaacatgggactcaaactctcTAATCAGAGATTGAAAGtcatatgctcttctgactgagccagccagccaggtgccctaaaaaaagaaacttcctatTCAAACAGCCAGATTTGCAAGAATGGATCTCTCTAAAggcggggtggaggtggggggcttcTATACATAGTATCTTATATTTTGGTCTATGCCATTTAATAATGTCTCTATAATAGTTCTGTTCTGTTCTCCTCCATGGTCCAACCAGTTCCTCCAGTATGCACTAAAGGGTCCTAAGATTCATGGCAGCTTCCATAAAATGGGTTTTCATTGCAAATCCCCAGTTATTTGTGTTATTTGACTCTAGTATTATTACAGCCTTCTGCAAAGGACCACCTTACACTACTTTATTCAAgatgcaatttattttttgtcagtaaGAGTCTTAATGAGAGGAAGCATTTCCCCTCCATTTTGtctgtttgaaatttaaaaccCCTTCAGTGAAAAAAcaagtttgggattttttttttttatattacctTCCTAGTTATTGCTGGGTTTCTGCATCATTTCTAtgcagattacttttttttttttaatttctggtttaCGGCTCTGCAGTGTCATGAAATGCCCCTGTCAGTAGTGACATGAACTAGACAGTGCTGGAAGGAAACGTTGGTTGGTAACACCATTCTTCCCTTAGCAAttacctttttttcatttcaggagAGCTGTTGTGCAATTCCCATTTTAACAAGTTCCATTATAGCACATCCCTCCAGCACTTGCTTAGGAAACTGGGAGGACTGCCATTCCCACAGATCTTATTAAAGGATAAGAATGACAACCATGGCATGAGTCATAATGATACATTGCTGATGGCCTAGCATGTTTCTTCAAGCTTGGTTACTCTGGATTCATTCTGATGATTAATTTCAGCTATCTTGGAAGTGAGCTAAACTGTCTCCACATCAGGTGTCTGAATGACCAATTCAGGTCTTTTATGGTAACTTTTCCTGtgtgctaattttttaaaaagattttatttattccagagagagagcatgagcaaggaagcgagtggggcaggggaggagcagagggagaggggagagagacaagcagacaaCACTGAGCActgggctcaatttcaggacactgagatcacgacctgagccgaaaccaagagtaagatgcccaactgactgagccacccaggtgccccctatgtGCTAATATTTAAAAGTCTCTATTGGTTCAGGTATAAGCATTGCTTTATGGCCTGATTTTTTTGGAAGGAAGATTGTTGTGGACTGATTGTGTTCCTCCAAATCATAaatgaagccctaacccccagtgtgataaCATTTGGAGCTCGGGCCTTGGGAGATAATTAgagttagatgaggtcatgaaggtggggCTTACTTAATAGAATTACTGTCTTAAAGAAGAGACACAGGAGTGCTCACTATCTCACTCTACTGACATGAGGATACGATGAGAAGGTAGTTGTCCACATGTGGGTCCACATGGACCGAAGAGAGCTCTCATGAGTAACTGAATCAGCaagcaccttgatctcagactttgtAAGCCTCcaaaacagtgagaaaataaattcctgttgtttaagccaccaatctatggtattttgttatggcagtctgaGCAGACTGATAATGAGGGTGAAGTGGGATTCAGAAAAATTGAAGAATAGTAAGTACCTTTTGGTATTTGAAAGACAAAGTTATCCcttaaaacataaacataaatgtaGGGTTGTTCAATTTGTAGGAACTTATAGTATAAATAGAAACACACTAAACcctgttcacttattttttttttttaactctatctTGGATGCCTTCTATATCtgtctggttttttttctttttttttattattatgttcaattagccagtatatagtacatcattaatttttgatgtagtgttcaacaattcattagttgcgtataacagccagtgctcatgacaacacgtgccctccttaatacccatcaccctgggggcgcctgggtggctcagtgggttaagcctctgcctttggctcaggtcatgatctcagggtcctgggatcgagccccgcatagggctctctgctcagcagggagcctgcttccccctctctctctctgcctgcctctctgcctacttgtgatctctctctgtcaaaaaaaaaaaaaaatacccatcaccctgttaccccatccccccaacccctcccttctgtaaccctcagtttggttcccggagtccagagtctcttatggtttgtctccctctctgatatcttccccttcagttttccctccctttaaaGGCTATACAGTATACATGCCATGGATGTATGATAATTTAGCTAACCAGTCCCTagtcgatggacatttaggttgtttccatttgcCACTATTACaaaaaatgttgctgtgaacatccCTAGGGAACTTGTGAACACGGTTCTATAGGAGAGTCCTGTAATTAGGATTGCTTACCAGAAAGGTTATACAGTTAAAACATTGATAAATTCAAAGAGGCCCTCCAAAATGTGCAATTTATACTTTGAAGGGTTTGTGGACTAAATTATTTCTGTAGTAAATTGAATAATGTCCCTCAAAATTGACATCCATCTAGATAGAAAgccagaatgtgactttatttgaaaatagggtctttgcagatgtagttaGAAA includes the following:
- the EMC4 gene encoding ER membrane protein complex subunit 4, which encodes MTAQGSLVANRGRRFKWAIELSGPGGGSRSRSDRGGGQGDSLYPVGYLDKQVPDTSVQETDRILVEKRCWDIALGPLKQIPMNLFIMYMAGNTISIFPTMMVCMMAWRPIQALMAISATFKMLESSSQKFLQGLVYLIGNLMGLALAVYKCQSMGLLPTHASDWLAFIEPPERMEFSGGGLLL